One genomic segment of Lysobacter sp. 5GHs7-4 includes these proteins:
- a CDS encoding class II fumarate hydratase — MGELRVPAAALWGAQTQRAVQNFPISGVPMPREFIRALAYVKAAAAEVNGDLELLDEGQWLAIRDAALEVAGGRHDAQFPIDVFQTGSGTSSNMNANEVIATLATRAGKVAIHPNDHVNLGQSSNDVIPTAIRVSAKLAATESLLPALKHLRKTIERRAKSLAKVTKTGRTHLMDAMPLTFGQEFGAWAAQLASAQERIEDSLKRLRRLPIGGTAIGTGINADPRFGKAMARALSSLAGTKFESARDKFEGLAAQDDAVELSGQLSTLAVALSKIANDLRWMNAGPLAGLGEIELPALQPGSSIMPGKVNPVIPEAMAMVCAQVIGHHGAITVAGQSGNFQLNVMLPLIAYDLLDSIRLLGNAMRLLADSAIAGLKVREDRVREALDRNPILVTALNPIIGYEKAAAIAKRAYKEGRPVLEVAIAETGMAEKELRRLLDPAALTRGGIHAGAGGGG, encoded by the coding sequence ATGGGCGAGCTGCGGGTGCCCGCGGCCGCGCTATGGGGCGCGCAGACCCAGCGCGCGGTGCAGAACTTCCCGATTTCCGGCGTGCCGATGCCGCGCGAATTCATCCGCGCGCTGGCCTACGTCAAGGCCGCCGCGGCCGAGGTCAACGGCGACCTGGAGCTGCTGGACGAAGGCCAGTGGCTGGCGATCCGCGACGCCGCGCTGGAGGTCGCCGGCGGCCGTCACGACGCCCAGTTCCCGATCGACGTGTTCCAGACCGGTTCCGGCACCTCCAGCAACATGAATGCCAACGAGGTGATCGCGACCCTGGCCACGCGCGCCGGCAAGGTCGCGATCCACCCCAACGACCACGTCAACCTGGGCCAGAGCTCCAACGACGTGATCCCGACCGCGATCCGCGTCTCGGCCAAGCTGGCCGCGACCGAATCGCTGCTGCCTGCGCTCAAGCACCTGCGCAAGACCATCGAGCGCCGCGCCAAGTCGCTGGCCAAGGTCACCAAGACCGGCCGCACCCACCTGATGGACGCGATGCCGCTGACCTTCGGCCAGGAATTCGGCGCCTGGGCGGCGCAACTGGCCTCGGCGCAGGAGCGCATCGAGGACAGCCTCAAGCGCCTGCGCCGGCTGCCGATCGGCGGCACCGCCATCGGCACCGGCATCAACGCCGATCCGCGCTTCGGCAAGGCCATGGCGCGTGCGCTGTCGTCGCTGGCCGGGACCAAGTTCGAATCGGCCCGCGACAAGTTCGAAGGCCTGGCGGCGCAGGACGACGCGGTCGAACTGTCCGGCCAGTTGTCGACGCTGGCGGTGGCGCTGAGCAAGATCGCCAACGACCTGCGCTGGATGAACGCCGGTCCGCTCGCCGGCCTGGGCGAGATCGAACTGCCGGCGCTGCAGCCGGGCAGCTCGATCATGCCGGGCAAGGTCAATCCGGTGATCCCGGAGGCGATGGCCATGGTCTGCGCGCAGGTGATCGGCCACCACGGCGCGATCACCGTCGCCGGCCAGAGCGGCAACTTCCAGCTCAACGTGATGCTGCCGCTGATCGCCTACGACCTGCTGGACTCGATCCGCCTGCTCGGCAACGCCATGCGCCTGCTCGCCGACAGCGCCATCGCCGGGCTCAAGGTGCGCGAGGACCGCGTGCGCGAGGCCTTGGACCGCAATCCCATCCTGGTCACCGCGCTCAATCCCATCATCGGTTACGAAAAAGCCGCCGCGATCGCCAAGCGCGCCTACAAGGAAGGCCGGCCGGTGTTGGAGGTCGCGATCGCCGAGACCGGCATGGCCGAGAAGGAATTGCGCCGATTGCTGGACCCGGCCGCGCTCACGCGTGGAGGCATCCACGCGGGTGCGGGCGGCGGTGGCTGA